From Dermochelys coriacea isolate rDerCor1 chromosome 8, rDerCor1.pri.v4, whole genome shotgun sequence, the proteins below share one genomic window:
- the LOC119860108 gene encoding 14 kDa phosphohistidine phosphatase-like: protein MAGQLESVPAVEIDPDGTFKYILLRVQRAGGAEHRDVVRGTAAAEFHNHIFEKVNPEMEKLGFECKCLGGGKIDHNSKDKKMRVFSLSTGYGKADHAVTVEILKKVYQDYEITWSDDKK from the exons ATGGCCGGGCAGCTAGAGTCGGTGCCCGCCGTGGAGATCGATCCGGACGGCACGTTCAAGTACATCCTGCTGCGGGTGCAGCGCGCGGGGGGGGCCGAGCACCGGGACGTCGTCCGGGGCACCGCGGCCGCCGAGTTCCACA atcatatatttgaaaaagtaaacCCTGAAATGGAAAAGTTGGGCTTTGAATGCAAGTGCCTTGGAGGAGGAAAAATTGACCATAATAGCAAAGACAAGAAAATGCGGGTATTTAGTCTTTCCACA GGATATGGTAAAGCAGATCATGCAGTGACCGTAGAAATACTGAAAAAAGTATACCAAGACTATGAAATCACTTGGTCAGATGACAAGAAATGA